The Hypnocyclicus thermotrophus genome contains a region encoding:
- a CDS encoding anti-sigma factor antagonist (This anti-anti-sigma factor, or anti-sigma factor antagonist, belongs to a family that includes characterized members SpoIIAA, RsbV, RsfA, and RsfB.), translating into MKKRIAIIIKDHELERNISDLLRDNRYIVDILSVENIIDNILENKIDLLILGAQSINEIELARKSEKVSQIPVIVVFDRNVGNADIVDTFKKGVSDIIYVKKESYKPILDAVDRFFNKDEEEVNIEIKNINQWTVITIKSELNPKNSYYLKVKIDELLKNNRKNFIIDISTLNYMESVGLGVLIYIRKKVHEISGEAKYIITSNRIKKLISIVKLEKYIEMYDNINDVTSIEVDNDKILVAIVDDAKFMRALISTVLQEEGFATIAYGDPLEALEELRYKEPDIILVDYEMPNLNGLEFIREFKPKKRNIPTVMLTTETDVNLAVSAMRLGASDFLNKPFKKEELIHILKKVVKENKLMKENERLFQELQIREKELKKKNNQLFKLYSELEEELKLASEIQKKLLPQSYPDIAGYNFAVKYKPSQDIGGDFYDFINLNNNSYGIAFADVSGHGIPAALLSTIFKVHLVTHSKEIQEPSKLLTVLNEKVVETFPDGKFISLFYLLMSQESDTIRYCRASQEPVLHLKKDGSVQELPGSSQVLGLFSEKDFPGVLNFEDKEVELLPGEKLFFYTDGINEAQNKNDEFYGLDRLKQVLSENINCGATELIENIYGDLKDFLEGLPVIDDLTLMCIEKK; encoded by the coding sequence ATGAAAAAAAGAATTGCTATCATTATAAAAGATCATGAATTAGAAAGAAATATATCAGATTTGCTTAGAGATAATCGATATATAGTAGATATACTATCTGTAGAAAATATTATTGATAATATTTTAGAGAATAAAATAGACTTACTTATTTTAGGTGCTCAAAGTATAAATGAAATTGAATTAGCTAGAAAATCTGAAAAGGTATCACAAATACCTGTAATTGTTGTATTTGATAGAAATGTAGGAAATGCAGATATAGTAGATACGTTTAAAAAAGGAGTATCTGATATAATTTATGTAAAAAAAGAAAGTTATAAACCAATATTAGATGCTGTAGATAGATTTTTTAACAAAGATGAAGAAGAAGTAAATATTGAAATAAAAAATATTAATCAATGGACAGTAATTACAATAAAATCAGAATTAAATCCTAAAAATTCATATTATCTAAAAGTAAAAATAGATGAATTATTAAAAAATAATAGAAAAAATTTTATAATTGATATATCTACATTGAATTATATGGAATCAGTAGGACTTGGAGTACTTATTTATATAAGAAAAAAAGTTCATGAAATATCAGGAGAAGCAAAATATATTATTACATCTAATAGAATAAAAAAACTTATTAGCATTGTAAAGCTTGAAAAATATATAGAGATGTATGATAATATAAATGATGTAACAAGCATAGAAGTAGACAATGATAAAATATTAGTAGCAATAGTAGATGATGCTAAATTTATGAGAGCGTTGATATCAACAGTACTTCAAGAAGAAGGATTTGCTACGATAGCTTATGGTGATCCTTTAGAGGCTTTAGAAGAATTAAGATATAAAGAACCAGATATAATACTAGTAGATTATGAAATGCCAAATCTAAATGGATTAGAATTTATAAGAGAATTTAAGCCTAAAAAAAGAAATATACCTACAGTAATGCTTACTACAGAAACAGATGTTAATTTGGCAGTTAGTGCAATGAGGTTAGGAGCTTCTGATTTTTTAAATAAACCTTTTAAAAAAGAAGAACTTATACATATATTAAAAAAAGTAGTTAAAGAAAATAAGTTAATGAAAGAAAATGAAAGACTTTTTCAAGAATTACAGATTAGAGAAAAAGAGCTTAAAAAGAAAAATAATCAGTTGTTTAAGCTATACTCTGAATTGGAAGAGGAGTTAAAATTGGCATCGGAAATACAAAAAAAATTGTTACCACAAAGTTATCCAGATATAGCAGGATATAATTTTGCAGTGAAATATAAACCTTCACAAGATATAGGCGGAGATTTTTATGATTTTATAAATCTTAATAATAATAGTTATGGAATAGCTTTTGCCGATGTGTCAGGACATGGAATACCTGCAGCATTACTTTCAACAATATTTAAAGTACATTTAGTTACACATTCAAAAGAGATACAAGAACCAAGTAAGTTGCTGACAGTATTAAATGAAAAAGTAGTTGAAACTTTTCCTGACGGTAAATTTATATCACTTTTTTATTTGTTAATGAGTCAAGAAAGTGATACAATAAGATATTGTAGGGCTTCACAAGAACCAGTTTTACATTTAAAAAAAGATGGAAGTGTACAAGAATTACCAGGAAGTAGTCAAGTATTAGGACTTTTTTCGGAAAAAGATTTTCCAGGCGTTTTAAATTTTGAAGATAAAGAAGTAGAGTTATTACCAGGAGAAAAACTATTTTTTTATACTGATGGAATAAATGAAGCACAAAATAAAAATGATGAATTTTATGGACTAGATAGATTGAAACAGGTACTTAGCGAAAATATAAATTGTGGTGCAACAGAACTTATTGAAAATATATATGGCGATTTAAAAGATTTTTTAGAAGGATTACCGGTAATAGATGATCTTACTTTAATGTGTATAGAAAAAAAATAA
- the bioB gene encoding biotin synthase BioB, with protein sequence MDLRKLIDKEITREEAIELSRLKGSKMMELFAVANEIREKYCGNELHTCTITNAKSGKCPENCKFCAQSAHHNTNIPTYDLKDEETLLNEYSKSEDYNAKKFGLVTSGRSIKKGTKEFEEIEKFIENAKKTNKKVELCCSIGLLDAEEIKILKSKGLTRIHNNIQTSPKVYDKLVSTTHNVQDRINTIKIAKQEGIEVCSGGIIGMGETFEDRIDMAFTLKELNVDAIPLNILNPIKGTPYENMQALSMDEILKTFAIFRIIHKDKVLKIGAGREGILKDFMGMAFMSGMNGMLIGGYLTVRGREVEDDFKFIENVKKMWKNK encoded by the coding sequence ATGGATTTAAGAAAACTTATTGATAAAGAAATAACAAGAGAAGAAGCTATAGAACTTTCAAGGTTAAAAGGTAGTAAAATGATGGAATTGTTTGCAGTCGCAAATGAAATAAGAGAAAAGTATTGTGGTAATGAATTACATACATGTACTATAACAAATGCAAAATCTGGTAAATGTCCAGAAAATTGTAAATTTTGTGCACAGTCAGCACATCATAATACAAATATTCCTACTTATGATTTAAAAGATGAAGAAACTTTACTTAATGAATATAGTAAATCAGAAGATTATAATGCAAAAAAATTTGGATTAGTTACAAGTGGGAGAAGTATAAAAAAAGGAACAAAAGAATTTGAAGAAATAGAAAAATTTATAGAAAATGCAAAAAAAACTAATAAAAAAGTAGAGCTTTGTTGCTCAATAGGACTTTTAGATGCAGAAGAAATAAAAATTTTAAAATCAAAAGGGCTTACTAGAATTCATAATAATATACAAACTTCTCCAAAAGTATATGATAAATTAGTGTCTACTACACATAATGTACAAGATAGAATAAATACCATAAAAATAGCAAAACAAGAGGGAATAGAAGTATGTAGTGGTGGAATAATAGGAATGGGAGAGACATTTGAAGATAGAATAGATATGGCATTTACATTAAAAGAATTAAATGTAGATGCAATACCACTTAATATATTAAATCCGATAAAAGGAACTCCTTATGAAAATATGCAAGCTTTATCTATGGATGAAATATTAAAAACTTTTGCAATATTTAGAATAATACACAAAGATAAAGTTTTAAAAATAGGTGCAGGAAGAGAAGGGATATTAAAAGATTTTATGGGGATGGCATTTATGAGTGGAATGAATGGTATGCTTATAGGAGGATATCTTACTGTAAGAGGTAGAGAAGTAGAAGATGATTTTAAATTTATAGAAAATGTAAAAAAAATGTGGAAAAATAAATAA
- a CDS encoding aminotransferase class I/II-fold pyridoxal phosphate-dependent enzyme, whose product MNYLKEVLHNLKINNMHRELKDIDKLEHKYIYKEGIKYLDMTSSNYLGLRDDIRIKEAVIKGIQTYGVGSGASRLICGEADIFRNLEDKLAKYLKKERALIFNSGYDANIGVISTLFTSDDVIFCDKLNHASIYDGIKLSGAKLIRFKHMDYNDLREKIEKNQNYNKALIVTDSLFSMDGDIADIKQLIKIKEKYKNIYLMVDEAHAGGVFGENGFGIAERENVLEKIDINVGTFSKAYGVQGAYIAASATIIDYLINRCRSLIYTTALPPAFIAGINEAFDISIKEKERRIHLLEISKYFKESLIKTGYNVSETNSQIIPVLFKSNISTIKLGEYLLANNIYVVVIRKPTVNIPRIRFSLNSLLEKEDIDKVLELLKKYKKINY is encoded by the coding sequence ATGAATTATTTAAAAGAAGTATTGCATAATTTAAAAATTAATAATATGCATAGAGAATTGAAAGATATAGATAAACTTGAGCATAAGTATATTTATAAAGAGGGAATAAAGTACTTAGATATGACATCTAGTAATTACTTAGGATTAAGAGATGATATAAGGATAAAAGAAGCAGTAATAAAAGGAATACAAACATATGGAGTAGGAAGTGGAGCAAGTAGACTCATATGTGGAGAAGCAGATATTTTTAGGAATTTAGAAGATAAGTTAGCAAAATACTTAAAGAAAGAAAGAGCACTTATATTTAATAGTGGATATGATGCAAATATAGGAGTGATTTCTACATTGTTTACAAGTGATGATGTAATATTTTGTGATAAATTAAATCATGCAAGTATTTATGATGGAATAAAATTAAGTGGTGCTAAATTAATTAGATTTAAACATATGGACTATAATGATTTGAGAGAAAAAATAGAAAAAAATCAAAATTATAATAAAGCACTTATAGTTACAGATTCGTTGTTTAGTATGGATGGAGATATTGCTGATATAAAGCAATTAATTAAAATAAAAGAAAAATATAAAAATATTTATTTAATGGTAGATGAAGCACATGCTGGAGGAGTTTTTGGGGAAAATGGTTTTGGAATTGCAGAAAGAGAAAATGTATTAGAAAAAATTGATATAAATGTAGGAACATTTTCAAAAGCATATGGAGTACAAGGTGCTTATATAGCAGCGTCAGCTACAATTATTGATTATCTTATAAATAGATGCCGTTCACTTATATATACTACAGCTCTTCCACCTGCTTTTATTGCTGGAATTAACGAAGCATTTGATATATCAATAAAAGAAAAAGAAAGAAGAATACATTTATTAGAAATAAGTAAATATTTTAAAGAAAGTCTAATAAAAACAGGATATAATGTATCAGAAACAAATTCTCAAATAATTCCTGTTTTATTTAAAAGTAATATAAGTACAATAAAATTAGGTGAATATTTATTAGCAAATAATATTTATGTAGTTGTAATACGTAAGCCTACAGTAAATATTCCACGAATAAGATTTTCATTAAATTCATTATTAGAAAAAGAAGATATTGATAAAGTTCTTGAATTATTAAAAAAATATAAGAAAATAAATTATTGA
- a CDS encoding exopolysaccharide biosynthesis polyprenyl glycosylphosphotransferase, giving the protein MSIGSRLTIFNTLLNLIFFYFLSFIFGIDINLSFIILIFGIFIIYYIFNIYNMEKGKYQFSDLLYSFFLNLLLVIVALLVNMKELAFVFIDIFILQNIIKYFLAKFFVKKNNVIIIGKNKESEVIKRIINEKDIYNVVAELNFQEIENIEELVEKYDVERIIITENIIKESLIQKILSVKLKGVKTYNYINFFEKVEEKVLVNRINEEWFLFGRGFNILHDNFQKRLKRIFDFLLAILIFILTFPIMLVSAVIIKLESKGPILFIQERIGLGNKSFKIVKFRSMTVDAEKNGPQWAQKKDNRVTKFGKFMRKTRIDELPQLWNVIKGEMSFIGPRPERKYFIDILEKEIPYYNVRHSVKPGLTGWAQVKYPYGASVEDALRKLEYDLFYIKHQNFIFDIIIIFKTVKTVVFGKGR; this is encoded by the coding sequence ATGAGCATAGGGTCAAGATTAACAATTTTTAATACTTTATTAAATTTAATATTTTTTTATTTTTTATCTTTTATTTTTGGTATTGATATTAATCTTTCTTTTATTATTTTAATATTTGGGATATTTATAATATATTATATATTTAATATTTATAATATGGAAAAAGGAAAATATCAATTTAGTGATTTATTGTATTCGTTTTTTTTAAATTTATTACTTGTTATTGTTGCACTACTTGTAAATATGAAAGAATTAGCATTTGTTTTTATAGATATTTTTATTTTACAAAATATAATTAAATATTTTTTAGCAAAATTTTTTGTAAAAAAAAATAATGTGATTATTATTGGAAAAAATAAAGAATCAGAAGTAATAAAAAGAATAATAAATGAAAAAGATATTTATAATGTAGTTGCAGAATTAAATTTTCAAGAGATAGAAAATATAGAAGAATTAGTAGAAAAATATGATGTGGAAAGAATAATTATCACAGAAAATATTATAAAAGAATCACTTATACAAAAAATATTAAGTGTAAAGTTAAAAGGTGTAAAAACGTATAATTATATAAATTTTTTTGAAAAAGTAGAAGAAAAAGTATTAGTAAATAGAATTAATGAAGAATGGTTTTTATTTGGAAGAGGATTTAATATACTTCATGATAATTTTCAAAAGAGATTAAAAAGAATATTTGATTTTTTACTAGCCATATTAATATTTATATTGACTTTTCCAATTATGTTAGTATCAGCAGTAATAATAAAATTAGAATCAAAAGGACCGATATTATTTATACAGGAGAGAATAGGTCTAGGAAATAAGTCTTTTAAAATAGTGAAATTTAGGTCAATGACAGTAGATGCTGAAAAAAATGGACCACAATGGGCTCAAAAGAAAGATAATCGAGTAACAAAATTTGGTAAATTCATGAGAAAAACAAGAATAGATGAACTTCCACAATTATGGAATGTAATAAAAGGTGAGATGAGTTTTATAGGGCCTAGACCAGAAAGAAAATATTTTATTGATATATTAGAAAAAGAAATACCATATTACAATGTACGTCATTCTGTAAAACCAGGACTTACTGGCTGGGCACAAGTGAAATATCCGTATGGAGCTAGTGTAGAAGATGCACTTAGAAAATTGGAATATGATCTATTTTATATAAAACATCAAAACTTTATATTTGATATAATAATTATCTTTAAAACAGTAAAAACAGTTGTGTTTGGAAAAGGAAGATAA
- a CDS encoding GumC family protein — translation MQENSKVMQNEIINQNNYYEEDEIDLLDLIRVIWKRKTLIIIITVLVTIFGGIFALISKPLYKAELTFTEEKSSSSSMLSSLANSIPFGLIGGTSNNGSSSLLTILESRTFREEIVNKLGLYDYYIKYNKIELDKIEDENDKPTIYDVAKWVGNIVVVSKDEKNGIYRVEVELSDKEMVAKIANEYFTVLDNYLKEQKDDKSNLSLKYLKEQVDTVEKQINDKQAELREIEKKYKTVSILDEAKVVTEKVAELKQFIIQKENELKISKKFAGENSFEVQKIKEEIIVAKEQLNAIINGDDNLPVDIIPLRDIPQIKFELQKLEQELNVNIEVYKMLRVEYEKTKLEVLNKKSMITILDSAIDPKYPDKPNKKLIVVISFVLGGFLGIFFEFFIEFLKNIEWDKITEEKIN, via the coding sequence ATGCAAGAGAATAGTAAAGTTATGCAAAATGAAATAATAAACCAAAATAATTATTATGAAGAGGACGAGATTGATTTACTTGACCTTATTAGAGTAATATGGAAAAGGAAAACCCTTATTATAATTATTACAGTGTTAGTGACTATTTTTGGGGGAATTTTTGCACTTATTTCAAAACCACTGTATAAAGCAGAATTAACATTTACAGAAGAAAAATCCTCATCTTCAAGTATGTTATCAAGTTTAGCTAACTCTATACCATTTGGATTGATAGGTGGAACATCTAATAATGGAAGTAGCTCGTTACTTACAATACTTGAAAGTAGAACTTTTAGAGAAGAAATAGTAAATAAATTAGGATTATATGATTACTATATTAAATATAATAAAATAGAGCTAGATAAAATAGAGGATGAAAATGATAAACCAACTATTTATGATGTAGCAAAATGGGTTGGAAATATAGTAGTAGTATCAAAAGATGAAAAAAATGGAATATATAGAGTAGAAGTAGAATTATCTGATAAAGAAATGGTAGCTAAAATAGCAAATGAATATTTTACTGTATTGGATAATTATTTAAAGGAGCAAAAAGATGATAAATCAAATTTATCATTAAAATATTTAAAAGAGCAAGTAGATACAGTAGAAAAACAAATAAATGATAAACAAGCAGAACTTCGAGAAATAGAAAAAAAATATAAAACAGTAAGTATACTTGATGAAGCAAAAGTAGTAACTGAAAAAGTGGCAGAATTAAAACAATTTATTATACAAAAAGAAAATGAATTGAAAATATCTAAAAAATTTGCTGGAGAAAATAGCTTTGAAGTTCAAAAAATAAAAGAAGAAATAATAGTAGCTAAAGAACAATTAAATGCGATAATAAATGGAGATGATAACTTACCTGTTGATATTATACCTCTTCGTGATATACCACAAATCAAATTTGAATTACAAAAATTAGAGCAAGAATTAAATGTAAATATAGAAGTATATAAAATGCTTAGAGTAGAATATGAAAAAACAAAATTAGAGGTATTAAATAAAAAAAGTATGATAACTATTTTGGATAGTGCAATAGATCCAAAATATCCAGATAAACCAAATAAAAAGCTTATAGTAGTCATATCGTTTGTACTAGGTGGATTTTTAGGAATATTTTTTGAATTTTTTATTGAATTTTTAAAAAATATAGAGTGGGATAAAATAACAGAAGAAAAAATAAATTAG
- a CDS encoding polysaccharide biosynthesis/export family protein has protein sequence MKKILLFLSLSITIFAADITTTDVTTLMQANNNLNNLKKSDNIDNTDESQQQMEKLNTLQKENDKILNKEELNKEELNKEELNKEELNKEELNKEDKESNIFKRYYNEYIRNREELKMYGMDIINNSRAVKTTKTIGKDYILGMGDTININSWSDILLPDEANKNFMPILTIDNSGNLFIPNIGIIKAEGKTIAELEKDILYKANKKIKNFNIDISLKNSRTFAITVIGEINKPGIYSIDKYYNLFNILYTAGGINKNSSIRNIKIKSKEKETIVDLYDYINGNKNIEDIKINDGDIIYVPVIKEKVALYGELKKKCIYELKNEKTYEEIFKNIGAFDIFANKNLIKTKYIENLQVKVSNERLENSIKQNLISIEIGSIDKESKNSVYIYGNVVNPGEYNVDKIKDYRSLIETVGGYKKDTYLNSITLIRLKENYEKEIITFNPIDENIELKKNDTIYVYNRNDIAAKKYSNIIGAVKNPGNYEIYKNQRVLDLINFAGGIDIKENVFYKRADIYRVDEQGELNLIKFDLEKALAGDTKENIILKANDIVKIYKYEEVIKPDTVYIYGNVKEPGKIKYYKGMTLEDTIFYAKGLEKKADRNIVIARNEKIKDKISEIIVDYMKNPDFKILPNDVIFVRKDSTWQDVKTVKITGFVKYPGEYLLNDDEGINSIINRAGGFKSDAFPNGIQIKRKETQLKESRSLNLEIDDKISLEQNVFNLKVTNLKYDRELNRYKNDIKLIDGDEIYIPNRPTTVKVVGEVYAPSIIAYNENFKLKDYIDAAGGYKEKAYEKKVFIIKANGKAMKENIKKINIEAGDTIIVPKDTREKSKLDRFLDILQVSVQLLTTVLLVNTVVN, from the coding sequence ATGAAAAAAATACTATTGTTTTTATCTTTATCAATAACAATATTTGCAGCAGATATTACAACAACAGATGTTACAACACTTATGCAAGCAAATAATAATCTAAATAATTTAAAGAAAAGTGATAATATAGATAATACTGATGAATCACAGCAACAGATGGAGAAATTAAATACTTTACAAAAAGAAAATGATAAAATACTAAATAAAGAAGAACTAAATAAAGAAGAACTAAATAAAGAAGAACTAAATAAAGAAGAACTAAATAAAGAAGAACTAAATAAAGAAGATAAAGAATCAAATATATTTAAAAGATATTATAATGAATATATAAGAAATAGAGAAGAATTAAAAATGTATGGTATGGATATAATAAATAATAGTAGAGCAGTAAAAACCACAAAAACTATTGGGAAAGATTATATATTAGGAATGGGAGATACAATAAATATAAATAGTTGGAGTGACATTTTATTACCTGATGAAGCAAATAAAAATTTTATGCCAATATTGACAATAGACAATAGCGGGAATTTATTTATACCAAATATAGGAATAATAAAAGCTGAAGGGAAAACAATAGCAGAGTTAGAAAAAGATATTTTATATAAAGCAAATAAAAAAATCAAAAATTTTAATATAGATATATCATTAAAGAATAGTAGAACATTTGCAATAACAGTAATAGGAGAAATTAATAAACCAGGTATTTACAGTATAGATAAATACTATAATTTATTTAATATACTTTATACTGCTGGTGGAATAAATAAAAATTCTAGTATAAGAAATATAAAAATCAAGTCGAAAGAAAAAGAAACTATAGTAGATTTGTATGATTATATAAATGGAAATAAAAATATTGAAGATATAAAAATAAATGATGGAGATATAATTTATGTCCCTGTAATAAAAGAAAAGGTAGCACTTTATGGAGAATTGAAGAAAAAATGTATATATGAATTAAAAAATGAAAAAACGTATGAAGAAATATTTAAAAATATAGGGGCATTTGATATTTTTGCAAATAAAAACTTGATAAAAACAAAATATATTGAAAATTTACAAGTAAAGGTATCAAATGAACGATTAGAAAATAGTATAAAACAAAATTTAATTTCAATTGAAATAGGAAGTATAGATAAAGAATCAAAAAATAGTGTATATATTTATGGGAATGTAGTAAACCCTGGAGAATATAATGTAGATAAGATAAAAGATTATAGGAGTTTAATAGAAACTGTAGGAGGATATAAAAAAGATACATATTTAAATAGTATAACTTTAATTAGATTAAAAGAAAATTATGAAAAAGAAATTATTACTTTTAATCCTATTGATGAAAATATTGAATTGAAAAAAAATGATACAATATATGTATATAATAGAAATGATATAGCGGCTAAAAAATATAGCAATATTATAGGAGCAGTAAAAAATCCTGGAAATTATGAAATATATAAAAATCAAAGAGTATTAGATCTTATTAATTTTGCTGGTGGAATAGATATAAAAGAAAATGTTTTTTATAAAAGAGCTGATATTTATCGAGTTGATGAACAAGGAGAATTAAATCTTATAAAATTTGATTTAGAAAAAGCTCTTGCTGGTGATACAAAAGAAAATATTATATTAAAAGCAAATGATATAGTAAAAATCTATAAATATGAAGAAGTAATAAAACCAGATACAGTATATATATATGGAAATGTAAAAGAGCCAGGGAAAATAAAATATTATAAAGGAATGACATTAGAAGATACAATATTTTATGCAAAGGGATTAGAAAAAAAAGCAGATAGAAATATAGTAATAGCTAGAAATGAAAAAATTAAAGATAAAATATCTGAAATAATAGTTGATTATATGAAAAATCCAGATTTTAAAATATTACCAAATGATGTAATCTTTGTAAGAAAAGATTCAACATGGCAAGATGTAAAAACGGTAAAAATAACAGGATTTGTAAAATACCCTGGGGAGTATTTATTAAATGATGATGAGGGAATTAATTCTATTATAAATAGAGCTGGTGGATTTAAATCTGATGCATTTCCAAATGGTATCCAAATAAAAAGAAAAGAGACACAATTAAAAGAGAGTAGAAGCTTAAATCTAGAAATAGATGATAAAATATCTCTTGAACAAAATGTGTTTAATTTAAAAGTAACAAACCTTAAATATGATAGAGAATTAAATAGATATAAAAATGATATAAAACTTATAGATGGAGATGAAATCTATATACCAAATAGACCTACAACAGTAAAAGTAGTAGGAGAAGTTTATGCACCTAGTATAATAGCATATAATGAAAATTTTAAATTGAAAGATTATATTGATGCAGCAGGTGGATATAAAGAAAAAGCGTATGAAAAAAAAGTATTTATAATAAAAGCAAATGGAAAAGCTATGAAAGAAAATATAAAAAAAATAAATATAGAAGCTGGAGATACAATAATAGTTCCAAAAGATACTAGAGAAAAAAGTAAATTAGATAGATTTTTAGATATATTACAAGTAAGTGTACAACTTTTAACGACAGTACTTCTTGTAAATACAGTTGTAAATTAA
- a CDS encoding Crp/Fnr family transcriptional regulator, with translation MKMIKLKAGGILYFENTEPREIYVLKSGRIFLKKEKGFFFYNNKINTLKVLNVGDMFGFEEIFIGIKRESRVIADIDSEILAFEDNEFSDFIKNNIEISKKMIISLSKEIRELDERIHLESKEKDELRSKTPFFDIYIYFISRGEFLKASQVLKRMMINGIEIDFVKSESKRIENFLDYSVTLEKIDLVKKYYEKSHELLIAFLKGLRHNVIYDDVLEKLLIETIDIHVAVKRESEIISELEEFIEKFQTSNRHKEMMFLLLRIYEEKKNYTKAFQVGNLLMDADLNEEEKIRFKDMITVLKEKLTLERKGEGNV, from the coding sequence ATGAAGATGATAAAATTAAAAGCAGGTGGAATATTGTATTTTGAAAATACTGAACCTAGAGAAATATATGTATTAAAATCAGGGCGAATTTTTTTAAAAAAAGAAAAAGGCTTTTTCTTTTATAATAATAAAATAAATACTTTAAAAGTATTAAATGTTGGCGATATGTTTGGATTTGAAGAAATTTTTATAGGAATAAAAAGAGAATCTAGAGTAATAGCTGATATTGATTCTGAAATATTAGCTTTTGAAGATAATGAATTTAGTGATTTTATAAAAAATAATATTGAAATAAGTAAAAAAATGATAATATCCCTTTCAAAAGAGATACGAGAATTAGATGAGAGAATACATTTGGAATCAAAAGAAAAAGATGAGCTTCGTTCAAAAACACCATTTTTTGATATATATATATATTTTATTTCAAGAGGAGAATTTTTAAAAGCTTCACAAGTTTTGAAAAGAATGATGATAAATGGAATTGAAATAGACTTTGTAAAATCTGAATCTAAACGAATAGAAAATTTTTTAGATTATAGTGTAACGCTAGAAAAAATAGATTTAGTAAAAAAATATTATGAAAAATCACATGAATTATTGATAGCCTTTTTAAAAGGACTACGTCATAATGTGATATATGATGATGTACTAGAAAAGCTTCTTATTGAAACTATAGATATACATGTAGCAGTAAAAAGAGAAAGTGAAATTATAAGTGAATTAGAAGAATTCATTGAAAAATTTCAGACTTCAAATAGACATAAAGAGATGATGTTTTTATTACTTAGAATATATGAAGAGAAAAAAAATTATACTAAAGCATTTCAAGTGGGAAATCTACTTATGGATGCAGATCTTAATGAAGAAGAAAAAATAAGATTTAAAGATATGATAACAGTATTAAAAGAGAAACTCACTCTAGAAAGAAAAGGTGAGGGAAATGTTTGA
- a CDS encoding Crp/Fnr family transcriptional regulator: protein MFENKKLIEKFGKNFNNGDIIFCEYEKQSKLYFIISGRVKITKIRKNEEKVLAYIGANQFIGEMAVFEDKPRTATIIAEEDTKVLEFDKDSFFEILKLAPDIAVSLVKVLSNRRYNTEKQLEIILEENSERKILRYIYEKYLNTRENEVILSLEEIKNITNLPLEEIEKYLKVYKDRGYLDLDYEKVYVRNLEWLKVRFSK from the coding sequence ATGTTTGAAAATAAAAAACTTATAGAAAAATTTGGAAAAAATTTTAATAATGGAGATATAATTTTTTGTGAATATGAAAAACAATCTAAATTATATTTTATAATATCAGGTAGAGTAAAAATAACTAAAATAAGAAAAAATGAAGAAAAAGTATTGGCATATATAGGGGCAAATCAATTTATAGGAGAAATGGCTGTATTTGAGGATAAACCTCGTACAGCGACTATAATAGCAGAAGAAGATACAAAAGTGTTAGAATTTGATAAAGATAGTTTTTTTGAAATTTTAAAATTAGCTCCTGATATAGCAGTGAGTTTGGTAAAAGTATTGTCAAATCGTAGATATAACACTGAAAAACAATTAGAGATAATATTAGAAGAAAATAGTGAAAGAAAGATATTACGTTATATATATGAAAAATATTTAAATACAAGAGAAAATGAAGTGATTTTATCGCTTGAAGAAATAAAAAATATTACAAATTTACCACTTGAAGAGATAGAAAAATATCTAAAAGTATATAAAGACAGAGGATATCTAGATCTTGATTATGAAAAAGTATATGTGAGAAATTTAGAATGGTTAAAAGTAAGATTTTCTAAGTAA